The Mustelus asterias unplaced genomic scaffold, sMusAst1.hap1.1 HAP1_SCAFFOLD_1228, whole genome shotgun sequence genome includes the window GTGAACAGCAGTGACTGTGTTTCGGAAACAGGAAGCTGCTGTGTTGATTCAGAGCGGACTGGGACAACCCAGAACAAGCACAGGAGCTAAATCACTCCCTCCTTTCGATGTTCCCGCCTGCCGTTCTGTAGGAAGAGATGGtgactgcacagcaagatcccacaaggcacGATGCAACACACAGCCAGGGAACTTAATTTCAGAGACGATTTGAGGGACCCCTGGGAGAACCTGTTACAGCAGCTCGAATCTCAGGAACAGGTTACACAAATCTGTGACCTTCTgacctgggtgagagagagaatgagaggcacCAGGATAAGCCTGGAATGACTGATCCAGGAACTTCCAGTCCCATCGTCAACTCCAACAGGTCCCTTATCCGAGGCTCAGCAAAGGGGGTCAACATGACAAACAACTGAATCCCCAGTGAAAAAATACACAGTCCCTGCTGTCAATATCTCCGGCCATTCCACATCGGTCACAGGTACACGGGCCAATGTCTATCTCTGTGTGcgtggggggcagtgatgggaggGCATGTTACCTACAGAAAGCCTGGTCCCAGGTTAGCCAGACGGCAGGTTATGTCCGGTGTCGATCGTCCTCGGGCCGTGTCTCAGTGAGCGACAGGAGGAGAGTGGGACCATCACAGGACCAGGCCCCCGCCCGTGTactccactctctgtgtgaaaggagAAGGTGGTAAGAATCGGAGTGGGAATAGCTTCTGTCgcgcctgctccactattcatcatcaacctcatctccactttccccgCACTCCTTCCCATCCCTTAATTCCCAAAGATATCTCCACTTTCCCTGCACTCCTCcccatccctcaattcccaaagatatccccACTTTCCCCACACTCCTCCCCATGCCTCAGTTCCCAAAGATATCCCCACTTTCCCCGCAGTCTTCCCTCATCCTccaattcccaaagatatcccACTTTCCCCGCACTCCTTcccatccctcaattcccaaagatatctCCACTTTCCGCACACTCCTCCCCATTCttcaattcccaaagatatctCCACTTTACCCAGTCTTCCcccatccctcaattcccaaagatatccccACTTTCCCCACACTCTTCCTTCTATCtctcaattcccaaagatatccccactttcactgcactcctcccccatccctcatttgtttttgttcaattgtgggatatgggcgtctctgactggccagtatttattgcccatccctagttacccgagggctgttgagagtcaaccacgttgctgtagctctggagtcacatgtaggccagaccaggtaagggcggcagatttcctgtggttgactctcaactgcccttcaagggcaacgagggatggacaataaatgctgatcggccagtgatgcccatgtcccacgaatgaataaaaagaattgggcccaatctactcaacctctcagGCTCCACAGCCCTGAATGGTTTCCTCTTCCTATTTTCCTGGCTCCCCCTCACATACAGAGTGCGGATCTCACCTGGGGTGGCTGGATGAATGCCAGCCAGTCAGCGGCATGTGTGGGCAGCAgccccattgcctggcacttgtagatGGCCAGGGCCAACCCCAGCAGGTTGCCGATGAAGTAGATGAGACGCTGCAGCCAGTGCTGATTCGAATTCCCCAGGACCCTAAAGACtgagagcgagaatggaaaagcagGAAGTTCAGGAACATGTGAGAGCCTTCCCTCATAACACAGCCCATCCATtttaggtattagtctggtaaaccgtctctgaactgtctccagcaTACTTGAACATACTTGATATCCAGCATACTTGAACACTTCCTTaacacaaggggcggcacggtagcacagtggttagcactgctgcatcacagctccagggacctgggttcaattcctggcttgggtcactgtctgtgtggagtttgcacattctcctcgtgtctgcgtgggtttcctccgggtgctccggtttcctcccacagtccaaagatgtgcgggttaggttgattggccaggttaaaaagaaaattgccccttagagtcctgagatgtgtaggttagagggattagcgggtaaatatgtgggggtagggcctgggtgggattatggttggtgcagactcgataggccaaatggcctccttctgcactgtagggtttctatgatttctatgattaaataaggtgaccaatactgcacacagtactccagatgtggtctcactagtgacctgtacaactgaagcataacctccctagttCTGTATTTAATTCCCATCacaatgaatgataacattctattagttttcctcattacttgctgtacctgcatattagccttttgtgatttatgcactcagacacccagatcttgatcaattgggccagtgggctgacgaatagcagatgaagtttaatttagacaaatgcgaggtgatgcattttggtagattgaaccagggcaggacttactcagttaatggtagggcgttggggagagttacagaacaaagagatctaggggcacatgttcatagctccttgaaagtggagtcacaggtggacagagtggtgaagaaggcattcggcatgcttggtttcatcggtcagaacattgaatacaggagttggaatgtcttgttgaagttttacaagacattggtaaggccgcacttgcaatactgtgtgcagttcctattatagaaaggatattattaaactagaaagagtgcagaaaagatttaccaggatgctaccgggacttgatggattgagttataaggagaggctggatagactgggacgtttttctctggagcgtaggaggctgaggtatgatcttctagaggtctataaaataatgagggggcacagatcaactagatagtcaatatcttttcccaaaggtaggggagtctaaaactggagggcataggtttaaggtgagaggggagagatacaaaagtgtccagaggggcagttttttcacacagagggtggtgagtgtctggaacaagctgccagaggtagtagcagaggcaggtacaattttgtcttttaaaaagcatttagatagttacatgggtacgatgggtttagagggatatgggccaaatgcgggcaattgggattaggttcggggttttaaaaaagaaagggcggcatggacaagttgggccgaagggcctgttttcatgctgtaaacctctatgactctctgactcaatccctctgaatctctgagctctgcaatctctcaaaaTTTAGACAAAATGCttatttttcattcttcctgccgaaatggacaatctcacatttgcccacattctactccatttgccagatatttccccactcacttaacctttctaTCTTTCTGTACTCTctgtatgtcctcttcacaacttactttcccataTATctgtgtgtcatcggcaaatttgccaAACATCCCTTCATCCAGTCATTCATATAAATTTCATTCCTTGCCTCAAATTTGATTCCTTTTCCACTATTTAGTTTGAAACCGTCTCTATTTTCCTCATCATGGGGTTCACAAGAACACCGGCCCCAGCACAGTTCAGATGTAGactgtcccaatggtacagatccACTTTACCCAGTACTGCTGTCAGTGTCCCATGAACCAGAACCCACCTCCCACAccagttagggcagcacagtggcacgtactgctgcctcacaacaccagggactcggTTCTATACtggcttagaatccctacaattcagaaggaggccattcagcccatcgcttctgcaccgaccataatcccacccaggccctatccctgtaacacaacgtatttactctgttaatccccctgacactatgggagaacttaccatagccaatcaatttaacccgcacatctttgaactgtgggaggaaaccggaggacccggagatagacagagaacatgaaaactccacacacacagtcactcgacgccggaattgaacctgggtccctggcgctgtgaggcagcagtgctaaccactgtgccaccgtaccgccccttgggtcactatctgtgcagagtttgcacgttcaccccgtatctgtgtgggttttctccgggtgctccggttttctcccagtctgaaagatgtgctggttaggtgcactggccacgctaaattctccctcagtgtaacccgaacacgtactggagtgtggcgactcggggattctcacagtaacttcattgcagtgttaacgtgagcctacttgtgacactaataaataaactttaatgcagCCTTTCAGTCACGCATTCATCCCTCCGTTCTGGTCTGTCCTATACCTAttagcatgtggctcaggtaataattcagagattataaccattgaggttctgcttcttaatttagtGCTTAGGTCCTCATATCGACACTGAAAACCTCCTtctttatctctgttgttcataCCTACATTGACGAGGACAACTGGAAGCTTCCCCTCTCCACTGAAAGTTCTTCTCCAGCCCTGATCAGATGTCCTGAGCCCCGGCCCCAGACAGGCACCACAGCTGCCTTGATTCAcattctttgctgcagagaatgtgtcaatccctctgactatactgtcccccattatCACTGCATTCCTTTTTGCTCCCCTCACTAGAATGGTTTCCTtaccacagtgccatggtcaattggctcatccatcctgcagctcccactcatccaaacaagctgaaaataCCTCAAACTGGCTGGACAATGGTAAAGGCTCCTGTCTGTGAGTTCCCTAATCTGTCTCACTCTCCtgttcctgaccactgaccaaatcagcagACCCTGGGCCAAGAGGTGTGACTGCTCCCTGATACAAAGAATCCAGGTaaccttccccctccctgatgcattgcagtgtctgtagttcagcctccagctcataaACTCTGAACCAGAGCTGCTTGAActtcacttactgcagacatggttgCCCTGGATCAAACTGACAGCCAGGAGCTCCCACACGCTGCAGCTGTGACACATCACCTGTTCGCATGTGTGCGAATAAACTGTTCAATTATTTTACCCAATTacatattttatttttgttttcaagtATTTTAGTTTTTAAGtattttattaaccttaccaCCAGTTGCTGTATTATTTTAATCCTTAAGAATAGAATAAACCTTCGTCACTTAGCAGATCCTCACCAAAAATCTAGCTTCTTCTCCTGTAGAAGAGTAAGATCACTTCCTGACGGCtgagaaagttagaaagcaaaacagcacctctttcccttccttctctaACTCCCTTAATTACCCAACTCCCAGAACTCTATTCTAAGCTGCATTCAAGTGATGCCGGTTCagagctgtttctgagctgcagaTTCAATATAGTACTCACTTGCAGACATGGACATCAAGGCCTGTATGGGTCTCCAGGCCATCATGCACACCATCATGATAGGGAGGATGGAGATGGTGTTGCCAGCCATGTACATGGTGAACAGATTCatgggcagctgtttcaatgggCCCAAGGCGATGTCCCAGCAGCgctgaaaacagaaagtgagcaGGGTATCAGTAAAGAGAGACGGTTTGGGGAGGTCATATGCTGATCTTATACCCGGGCCTGGAAGTTAGGATGATGATTAACACAACAAGTCCCTTTAACACACAGGCTGCTGTGGTTCACCAAGGTACTTCACCATCATGGACAAACCAGACGTTGTCAGCCACACACTAAAGACACATTCAAATCCAACTTACTTTCTCAACCAGGATCCGGTCTGTTACTTGGACGCAGATGTCCGGTAGCTGTTTGTCCGAATATGTGACTGGACACATGGAGTCTCTGTGGCCACAATGTTGATCACAGCTCCtgtgagaaacagaaaacacaaattggtcaccctttcaagaccttctttcaagagggagtctctctgttgagGACCCCAATGTGGTGGCAACAGTGTCAGCATGAACTAAAGCTTGGGCAAACCTCAGACACACACTGCCATTGCGTGTACCAAACTGccaggggaatggagggatgcagaaGTGGATTAGTGTCAATTGATAATCAGGGTGCCAATCCGCTTGCCCTCCATTGAGGGACAAAGCGACAAATCACCAGATGTACCAAATTGTATCTCAAAAACAAACACTGCGGGatattgagagagatccagttcagcacccggccctggaaacgagcaatcgttcctccaaccaccaccgcagttggcacctgatcaggtggaggggctgaaaccaaaagggcatctcagggtcatgacctggggaaaagatgccaagtggggtctgagtggtttctgggggatttgaggggctgctttgtgctgagaTGCTCGGTGAGGGGTAAAAGAGGCGCGAAAAACCCGGGTTGGGAAGTTTTGGGTTGGTTCCACATCCCCGGGTCATTGTGCGGTGGCCTCCCCTCGGGAGAGGCGGGCTGACCCGGCTTGCCTCCTACTCGAGCCCCCG containing:
- the LOC144488031 gene encoding ER membrane protein complex subunit 4-like isoform X2 codes for the protein MAAGAGLVNRARWHKWTLELNLSGSSRSCDQHCGHRDSMCPVTYSDKQLPDICVQVTDRILVEKRCWDIALGPLKQLPMNLFTMYMAGNTISILPIMMVCMMAWRPIQALMSMSAIFRVLGNSNQHWLQRLIYFIGNLLGLALAIYKCQAMGLLPTHAADWLAFIQPPQRVEYTGGGLVL